Within the Caldisericia bacterium genome, the region TGCTTCCTGTAAGATTTGTTGCCGAAAACCTTGGAGCAAGAGTAGAATGGGATGGAACAACAAAGACTGTAACAATCATCTATCCCGGTGATTAAAAGATAAATTCTTAGGGGAGGCATTGCCTCCCCTTTTTATTTTCATGAAAAAGAAGGATACTGGAAAACTTGGTGAGAATATAGCAAAAAGGTATCTAATAAAAAAGGGGTATAAAATTTTAACCACTAATTTTAGAACAAGGTTTGGAGAGATAGATATAATTTGTGAGAAGGATGGGATTTTGGTGTTTGTTGAGGTAAGAACGAAAAATAAAAATTCATTTATCATGCCTGAAGAAAGCATTGATAAAAGAAAACTATTGCATATTAAAAAAGCAACTCTAATATATTTAAACTCTATTAAAAGACCGTTTAAAGGAATT harbors:
- a CDS encoding YraN family protein, coding for MKKKDTGKLGENIAKRYLIKKGYKILTTNFRTRFGEIDIICEKDGILVFVEVRTKNKNSFIMPEESIDKRKLLHIKKATLIYLNSIKRPFKGIRFDFIGVVIDKEGRKIKHIENITL